A stretch of the Campylobacter concisus genome encodes the following:
- a CDS encoding FKBP-type peptidyl-prolyl cis-trans isomerase codes for MIVSKDQVITMFYELKDANTGEILESNMQEGGQISFITGHGHIIEKLEEEVSKLKSGDKATINIKAAEGCGEYNKDAIQSLPKEQFAGIDLHEGMELFGQNEDGSSVRVIVKEIKDDEVTVDFNHPYAGKDLLFNVEILEVRDATEDEKATGMVAGAHTCGCGGHDHDHEHECCGGHGHGEGGCGCGGHGHHHH; via the coding sequence ATTATTGTGAGTAAAGATCAAGTTATAACTATGTTTTACGAACTAAAAGATGCCAACACTGGTGAAATTCTAGAGTCAAATATGCAAGAAGGTGGTCAAATTTCTTTTATTACAGGACATGGCCATATTATAGAAAAGCTTGAAGAAGAAGTTAGCAAGCTAAAATCAGGCGACAAAGCTACTATAAATATCAAAGCAGCTGAGGGTTGCGGCGAATACAATAAAGATGCCATCCAATCACTTCCAAAAGAGCAATTTGCTGGTATAGACCTACATGAAGGCATGGAACTTTTTGGTCAAAATGAAGATGGCTCAAGCGTTCGCGTCATCGTTAAAGAGATCAAAGATGACGAAGTAACAGTTGATTTTAACCACCCATACGCTGGCAAAGACTTGCTATTTAATGTTGAAATTTTAGAAGTTAGAGACGCAACTGAAGATGAAAAAGCAACTGGCATGGTAGCAGGCGCTCACACTTGCGGTTGTGGAGGACATGATCATGATCACGAGCATGAGTGCTGCGGTGGTCATGGACATGGCGAAGGTGGTTGCGGTTGCGGTGGTCACGGACATCACCACCACTAA
- the fabD gene encoding ACP S-malonyltransferase, whose protein sequence is MKKFAFIFAGQGSQSVGMGKDFYENFSSAKFLLNDACNDTGIDFEELLFTQNDKLDKTEFTQPAIVLNSLMSYLAFSERIKANPEFSLGHSLGEFTALAVSGAFSFVEAIRLVNLRGKFMQEACVGKDAGMMVVLGLSDEVVEGICKEAQDEGLQIYAANYNCDGQIVVAGVRADLASYEAKFKEAGAKRVMLLNMSVASHCPILEPASVRLASELESTLATNFSPVVSNVNAKIYTDKSEALVLLKEQLIKPVCYKQSIKNYENDVDCFIELGAATLKGINKKITEKPTYSITDMASLEEVVKILEER, encoded by the coding sequence ATGAAAAAATTTGCTTTTATTTTTGCGGGTCAAGGCTCGCAAAGTGTTGGCATGGGGAAAGATTTTTATGAAAATTTCTCTTCGGCAAAATTTCTATTAAATGACGCTTGCAACGACACAGGCATTGACTTTGAAGAGCTTTTATTTACACAAAATGATAAGCTAGATAAGACAGAATTTACTCAACCTGCCATCGTTTTAAACTCGCTTATGAGCTATCTAGCTTTTAGTGAGCGCATAAAAGCTAATCCAGAGTTTAGCCTAGGTCACTCGCTAGGAGAATTTACAGCCCTTGCGGTTAGTGGTGCGTTTAGCTTTGTTGAAGCGATTAGACTTGTAAATTTACGTGGTAAATTTATGCAAGAAGCTTGCGTTGGCAAAGATGCTGGCATGATGGTAGTGCTTGGACTTAGCGACGAAGTTGTTGAGGGGATTTGTAAAGAAGCACAGGATGAGGGCTTACAAATTTACGCTGCAAACTACAACTGCGATGGACAAATCGTTGTCGCTGGCGTAAGAGCCGATCTTGCTAGTTATGAAGCAAAATTTAAAGAAGCTGGCGCAAAAAGAGTAATGCTTTTAAATATGTCAGTAGCAAGCCATTGTCCGATACTTGAGCCAGCTAGTGTTAGACTAGCAAGCGAGCTTGAGAGTACTTTGGCTACCAATTTTTCTCCAGTTGTCTCAAATGTAAATGCTAAAATTTATACTGATAAAAGCGAAGCACTAGTCCTACTAAAAGAGCAGCTAATAAAACCAGTTTGCTATAAACAGAGCATTAAAAACTATGAAAATGATGTTGATTGTTTTATCGAGCTTGGTGCTGCGACGTTAAAGGGCATCAATAAAAAAATTACTGAAAAGCCAACTTATAGTATTACTGATATGGCAAGTCTTGAAGAAGTTGTGAAAATTTTGGAGGAGAGATGA
- a CDS encoding 5'-methylthioadenosine/adenosylhomocysteine nucleosidase → MIAILGAMQEEITPILEMVGEYKTVQYANNKFYLANYKGKELVIAYSKIGKVNAAITATLMVEKFKASKLLFTGVAGSLDESLKIGDMLYATSLVQHDLDITAFGHPYGYVPGTSIFVKSDEGLNELAKKIADKKDMSLSAGIIATGDQFICDNEKKAWIKKIFNASATEMEGASVALVCETLGVPFFILRAISDGAGDAAEFDFDKFLQDSANVSAKFILEMVESL, encoded by the coding sequence ATGATAGCGATACTTGGAGCTATGCAAGAGGAGATAACACCGATCCTTGAAATGGTTGGTGAATATAAAACTGTTCAATATGCAAATAATAAATTTTACTTAGCAAACTATAAGGGAAAAGAGCTAGTCATTGCCTATTCAAAGATAGGTAAAGTAAATGCAGCCATAACGGCAACTTTAATGGTAGAAAAATTTAAGGCCTCAAAATTGCTCTTTACTGGCGTAGCTGGCTCACTTGATGAGAGTTTAAAAATAGGCGATATGCTTTATGCTACTAGCTTAGTGCAACATGATCTTGATATCACGGCTTTTGGCCATCCTTATGGCTATGTACCAGGCACAAGTATATTTGTTAAAAGCGATGAAGGACTAAATGAACTGGCAAAAAAGATAGCTGATAAAAAAGATATGAGCTTAAGTGCTGGTATTATTGCGACCGGAGATCAGTTTATCTGCGATAATGAAAAGAAAGCTTGGATAAAAAAGATATTTAATGCGAGCGCTACCGAGATGGAAGGTGCTAGCGTTGCACTAGTTTGCGAAACACTTGGTGTGCCATTTTTTATACTAAGAGCTATCAGCGATGGAGCTGGTGATGCAGCAGAGTTTGACTTTGATAAATTTTTGCAAGATTCAGCAAATGTTAGTGCAAAATTTATACTTGAAATGGTAGAAAGCTTATGA
- a CDS encoding tRNA 2-thiocytidine biosynthesis TtcA family protein translates to MIELSKRLLRQVGQTNARYKMIEGGDKILLGLSGGKDSLALAHVLKHIQNVTPEKFEFKAVTLSYGMGEDYAYLTKHCNEHGIEHEVIDSSIFEISKEKIRKNSSFCSFFSRMRRGYLYTYALKHGFNKLAIAHHLDDAAESFFMNFTYNGALRTLAPKYTAKNGITVIRPFIFVRERQLRENAIKNELRVIGDEACPAMRFDVKMPHARYETKQLLATLEKENPKLFTSLKAAFENIHTDTFFALNSSSEE, encoded by the coding sequence ATGATAGAGCTTAGTAAAAGGCTTCTTAGGCAAGTTGGTCAGACAAACGCCAGATACAAGATGATAGAGGGCGGAGATAAGATCTTGCTTGGTCTTAGCGGTGGTAAAGATAGCCTCGCACTAGCTCACGTACTAAAGCATATCCAAAACGTTACACCTGAAAAATTTGAGTTTAAAGCAGTAACACTAAGCTACGGCATGGGTGAGGACTACGCTTATCTTACGAAGCATTGCAATGAGCACGGAATAGAGCACGAAGTGATAGATAGCTCAATTTTTGAAATTTCAAAAGAGAAAATCCGTAAGAATTCCAGTTTTTGTAGTTTCTTTTCTCGTATGAGAAGAGGCTATCTTTATACTTACGCCTTAAAGCATGGTTTTAATAAGCTCGCGATTGCTCATCATCTAGACGATGCCGCGGAGAGCTTTTTTATGAACTTTACATATAATGGTGCACTAAGGACGCTTGCCCCAAAATATACTGCAAAAAATGGAATCACGGTTATTAGGCCATTTATCTTCGTTCGCGAGAGACAGCTTCGCGAGAATGCTATCAAAAATGAATTAAGAGTTATCGGTGATGAAGCATGCCCTGCAATGAGATTTGACGTAAAGATGCCGCATGCTAGATATGAAACCAAACAGCTTTTAGCAACCTTAGAAAAAGAAAATCCAAAACTTTTTACTTCGCTAAAAGCAGCATTTGAAAATATTCATACTGATACTTTTTTTGCTCTCAATAGCAGTAGTGAAGAGTAA
- the recO gene encoding recombination protein RecO, whose product MQGYILRVQKVRDEDLLVFVLTPNLLVKSYRFFGARHSNIMTGYKIDFELEQEAKFLPKLRSILHLGFKWLLERDKLIIWQQFMRLLYDHLKEVEQLDKIYFNELDRCAKQMQLQNPKRLIIESYVKILEYEGRLHSELECFICDEEIESELCLTRGFLPSHKHCLDRSEFDAGKIKNLFDTKSTIELNDDEINRLYKILLDGL is encoded by the coding sequence ATGCAAGGCTATATCCTGCGCGTGCAAAAGGTCAGAGACGAGGACCTTTTAGTCTTTGTGCTAACGCCAAATTTGCTCGTAAAATCGTATAGATTTTTTGGCGCACGCCACTCAAACATCATGACTGGCTATAAGATCGACTTTGAGCTAGAGCAAGAGGCGAAATTTCTACCAAAGCTTAGAAGCATACTTCACCTTGGCTTTAAATGGCTGCTAGAGCGCGACAAGCTCATCATTTGGCAGCAGTTCATGCGCCTACTTTATGATCATCTAAAAGAGGTCGAGCAGCTCGATAAAATTTACTTTAACGAGCTTGATCGCTGCGCCAAACAGATGCAGCTACAAAATCCAAAACGCCTTATCATCGAAAGCTACGTTAAAATTTTAGAGTATGAAGGTAGGCTTCACAGCGAGCTTGAGTGCTTCATCTGCGACGAGGAGATAGAGAGCGAGCTTTGTTTAACTCGTGGTTTTTTACCCTCTCACAAGCACTGCCTTGATAGGAGCGAATTTGACGCTGGTAAGATCAAAAATTTGTTTGATACAAAAAGCACGATCGAGCTAAATGACGATGAGATAAACCGCCTTTATAAAATTTTACTTGACGGACTTTAG
- a CDS encoding tRNA dihydrouridine synthase yields the protein MIDFSKKPLFLAPLAGFSDLPLRSVVKKFGCDVTVSEMISANALVYESSDKTLEMIKKSPNEEPYVVQIAGSDIENIKKAVQIINKFDGIHGLDLNCGCPVPKVVRQGAGSALLNDLDKLQSIISAIKSISNKESLSVKFRLGFNDKNEIKIAKACEEAGADYIAVHGRTRAGGYSAKVDYEAIARVKASVKIPVIANGDINAQNADEILSFTKCDALMIGRASIGNPWIFHEIKTKTSVDKALKQKIILAHFDAMIEHYGEHGLCIFRKHLHQYSKGIDGATTFRNDINFIKDVTAMRERIREFFA from the coding sequence ATGATAGACTTTAGCAAAAAGCCACTTTTCTTAGCACCGCTTGCTGGCTTTTCTGACTTGCCACTAAGAAGCGTAGTTAAGAAATTTGGCTGTGATGTCACTGTTAGCGAAATGATCAGCGCGAATGCCTTGGTCTATGAGAGCAGTGACAAAACGCTTGAAATGATTAAAAAATCCCCAAACGAAGAGCCCTATGTCGTCCAGATAGCTGGCAGTGACATAGAAAATATAAAAAAAGCCGTGCAGATAATCAATAAATTTGATGGGATTCATGGGCTCGATCTAAACTGCGGCTGCCCTGTGCCAAAGGTCGTTAGACAAGGTGCGGGATCGGCTTTGTTAAACGATCTTGACAAGCTTCAAAGCATAATCTCAGCTATAAAAAGCATCTCAAACAAAGAGAGCCTAAGCGTTAAATTTAGGCTTGGTTTTAATGATAAAAATGAGATCAAAATCGCAAAAGCCTGCGAAGAAGCCGGCGCAGACTACATCGCGGTGCATGGGCGCACCAGAGCTGGCGGATACAGCGCAAAGGTTGATTACGAAGCGATCGCTAGAGTAAAAGCGAGCGTAAAAATCCCAGTCATCGCAAATGGTGATATAAACGCACAAAATGCAGATGAAATTCTTAGTTTTACAAAATGCGATGCCCTAATGATCGGCAGAGCAAGCATCGGTAACCCTTGGATATTTCACGAGATAAAGACCAAAACTAGCGTGGATAAGGCGCTAAAGCAAAAGATCATACTAGCTCACTTTGATGCTATGATCGAGCACTACGGAGAGCATGGACTTTGCATATTTAGAAAGCATTTGCATCAGTACAGCAAGGGGATAGATGGCGCAACAACCTTTAGAAATGATATAAATTTTATCAAAGACGTGACAGCGATGAGAGAGCGCATAAGGGAGTTTTTTGCCTAG
- a CDS encoding LapA family protein: MKTRKFLVYCIIYIVVVAGLTYSLNSSDYTFELLGQTITLPIAIWVALPVVVLALLALLHIAYHGYAFYRYKKWIKKDSQLYKDLAKETLLGFESNKDFKTDTYKIASQLTRSISPVGELKDVGVDDAEINNILQTIKSIKNKEIVDLKKFRLAKDSKLNILNELNKIEQLPTYYLDILKNQEQNESLKKAAFDKLIKVASFSEIKRLNFELASEDIMLIITRFVNDEIDLSSDEIFDLLNNAKVTKAQYDKVAIMLKNKLKPDAFISIFEKLKSIHADADEAYVYALFELQMLDKVREAIEGSDPDEFKEIKVLLFLRDNGKMVPSSLFFK, encoded by the coding sequence ATGAAAACTAGAAAATTTCTCGTCTATTGCATAATCTACATAGTAGTTGTTGCAGGACTTACTTATTCTCTTAATAGTTCTGATTACACATTTGAGCTTTTAGGCCAAACTATAACTTTGCCAATTGCTATTTGGGTCGCTCTTCCGGTAGTTGTTTTAGCACTTCTTGCTCTACTTCATATCGCTTATCATGGATATGCTTTTTATAGATATAAAAAATGGATCAAAAAGGATAGCCAGCTTTATAAAGATTTAGCCAAAGAGACGCTTCTTGGCTTTGAGAGCAATAAAGACTTCAAAACCGACACTTACAAGATCGCCTCACAGCTTACTCGCTCTATCTCACCAGTAGGCGAGCTTAAAGATGTCGGTGTAGATGATGCTGAAATAAACAATATCTTACAAACTATAAAAAGTATAAAAAATAAAGAGATCGTCGATCTAAAGAAATTTAGATTAGCAAAAGATAGCAAGTTAAATATCCTAAATGAGCTAAATAAAATCGAGCAACTACCTACTTACTATCTTGACATACTTAAAAATCAAGAACAAAACGAGAGCCTTAAAAAAGCTGCATTTGATAAACTCATAAAAGTAGCTTCTTTTAGCGAGATCAAAAGATTAAATTTTGAACTAGCGAGTGAAGATATAATGCTTATTATTACCCGATTTGTAAATGACGAGATCGATCTAAGCAGTGATGAAATTTTTGATCTTTTAAACAACGCAAAAGTGACAAAAGCTCAATACGACAAAGTAGCCATAATGCTTAAAAATAAGCTAAAACCAGACGCATTTATCAGCATCTTTGAGAAGTTAAAAAGCATCCATGCTGATGCTGATGAGGCTTACGTATATGCGCTATTTGAGCTTCAGATGCTTGATAAAGTAAGAGAGGCTATCGAAGGTAGCGACCCAGATGAGTTTAAAGAGATAAAGGTCTTGCTGTTTTTACGAGATAACGGCAAAATGGTGCCTAGCTCGTTATTTTTTAAATGA
- the dksA gene encoding RNA polymerase-binding protein DksA — MTQTELNFFKKLLEERKLQIKKNIYDSSVEVNGLRDSGVSDEFDIASVNTDQLIEHSISTQQRAELSEIDEALEKIANKTYGICDMCEEEISIPRLKVKPHAKYCITCREIIEKTAKN, encoded by the coding sequence ATGACACAAACTGAGCTAAATTTTTTTAAAAAATTACTTGAAGAAAGAAAATTACAGATCAAAAAAAATATCTATGATTCATCTGTTGAAGTAAATGGCTTAAGAGATAGTGGTGTAAGCGATGAGTTTGATATAGCCTCAGTAAATACAGATCAGCTAATAGAGCATTCGATCTCGACACAACAAAGAGCGGAGCTATCAGAAATAGATGAAGCACTAGAGAAGATAGCAAATAAAACTTATGGAATTTGTGATATGTGCGAAGAGGAGATCAGCATACCGCGACTAAAAGTAAAACCACATGCAAAATACTGCATAACTTGCCGTGAAATAATCGAAAAAACAGCAAAAAACTAA